The sequence below is a genomic window from Deltaproteobacteria bacterium.
TCCTTGCCATGGGACCCACTACGCCAACGTCGATGCCGGCGGCGTAATCCGGCGGAAACACCCCCGGCGGTACGGGTATGTGCCCCTGCTTGGGAATCACATTGAAACTCGATTTGTGGCCGAACACCCCGCACAGGTGGGCCGGCAGCCGGATAGACCCGCCGAGGTCGCTGCCCAATTCCAAAGCGGCCATACCCGCTGCCAGGGCGGCGGCGGCCCCGCCGGAGGATCCGCCGGGTGTACGCGAGATATCCCAGGGGTTGTTGGACTGGCCGTACACATCGTTGTACGTCTGGAAATCGTTGCCGGCCATGGGCACGTTGGTCTTGCCGATGATGACGGCACCCGCGTCCACCAGCGACTGCACGGCATCCGCGTTCTGCGCAGGCACATACGACTCCAGCGCCGGCAAACCGGCCGTGCAGGGCATGCCGGCGACCTCGAAGGTGTCCTTTATGGTTATGGGCAGCCCGTGCAGGGGACCCCACTGCTCTCCCCTGTCGAGGGCTTCGTCCGCCGCCTTGGCTCTCCGCCGGGCCGCTTCGTAATCCGTGGTCACCACCGCGTTGATTTCGGGGTTCTTCCGCTCGATGCGCTCGATAAACGCCTCCAGCAGCTCCGCACAGCCGATGCGCCGGTTCCGGATATCCGCCAGCAGCCGGCTTGCCGATCGATAGATTGGGTTTGGCATGGGTAGGTCTCCTTTTACACAGATAAATCCTAAATCCCAATAGCGAAGCGGGCGCAAGATGTCAGTCGAAATCGACCTTCATCAGAGCAAAAAAGGTGCCCGCAATCAGGAACACCGAAACCGTAAAAACGATCCGGTAGGAATCACCCTCCAGCCACGCGAATCTGTCCAGAAACCGCCCGAAAGCGAGGGGAAGGCCGGTGGCGAACAACAGGGTCAGCAGCGGAGCAACGGCAAAATAACTGGTGGCGTCATTCAGTCCGGACAGCCTGCCCACGGTCGGTCCGAATACGATCGAACGCGTGCCCCGGCAGGCACCGAACAAAAAGGAGGCCAGCAGAAAGCTCCAGTATTCCCTGAAAACGACGATAAGCAGGAGGGCGGCGATGGCGGCGATCTTGGAAAAGATGTACTTGTCCCGGGGGCTAAGATATCCCATGGAGCCCAGGAGAATGTTGCAGCTGATAGCGCCGAGATAGAGCAGCCCCACGAACATTCCCGCCGCAATGGCCGGTTTGATGCCGCAATAGGTGGTGGCATAGTTGGCGTAAAAGGAGATGGCCGTCACCACCACGAAGTAGTCCATATCGCCCGCCAGGAAATATAAAAAATTCCTGTTTTTGAGGATAGCTCTCACGGAATCCAGCGTGTACCGCAGGAGGGACCGCCCACCGCGGTCGTTGTTTTTCCCGTCCCGGGCCACCTCCCGGGTAAACAGAAACAGTACGGCACTCGCAGCGAACAGAACCCCCACCGCGATGAAGATCAAAGCGGATGCCCTCGACGAGAAGGAATATTTCTCGACCCACTTGACGATGAAAATGCTGCAGATCAACCGGGCCACGTGCTGGGAAATCATCATGTAGGAGAAACCCATTACGGTTCGTTCGGCGGAAAACATGTTCACGGCATAGTTCAGCCAAACCGGTACGGTCATGCCGATGCATACGGAAAACACCGCATAGGAGATGAAGAACACGAGAAGAATGGCCGGAATCTTGCCGAACAAAAACAGAAAACAGCCGAAAAAAAGGAGGGCGACACCCGACACGACGTGCAGCCAGATCACGGCGTTGCGCTTGAAGATCATTCCCGAGGTAATGTAGCTGGCAAGCAGACCGAAAACGGAGCACCCCACGAAGAAGATGGCCGGAATGAAGCCGATGACAAAACTCGAAGCGCCCAAACTTTTGAGAAACAGCTGCAGGAAGGTCGACTCGATGACCACCGGCAGCCCCAGGCCCCACAGGAATTCCACGCTCGATATGCCGAAAGCGTTCTGCTTGAAGTATTGGTCGATCGTCTTTTTCATTCTTTTGAACCACAAAGGCACAGAGGACACAAGGATGGTCACTCCCTGTGTGCTCTGCGCCTCTAACAAAGTGAGTAATAATGGTTACGTAGTTGCCCGTGAGCCACGGTTCAACCATCGCCCATATACCAGATGTTTTCGCAAAGAAAAAGAACTTGTTGCCGCCATCCTGTTTGCATGTTGCCCCGATATTTGCTAAAGCTGATGCATGTGGCCGCATGACACCATATCTTTTAAAAAAAAGCCCACCTGGCTGGCCAGCAAGGTGCCCGGATTCATCTTCTATTCCAACGCCGTTTGGGCGGTAATCGCCGCCTCGCGCCTGGCCCGCAGGGGGCTCTA
It includes:
- a CDS encoding MFS transporter, yielding MKKTIDQYFKQNAFGISSVEFLWGLGLPVVIESTFLQLFLKSLGASSFVIGFIPAIFFVGCSVFGLLASYITSGMIFKRNAVIWLHVVSGVALLFFGCFLFLFGKIPAILLVFFISYAVFSVCIGMTVPVWLNYAVNMFSAERTVMGFSYMMISQHVARLICSIFIVKWVEKYSFSSRASALIFIAVGVLFAASAVLFLFTREVARDGKNNDRGGRSLLRYTLDSVRAILKNRNFLYFLAGDMDYFVVVTAISFYANYATTYCGIKPAIAAGMFVGLLYLGAISCNILLGSMGYLSPRDKYIFSKIAAIAALLLIVVFREYWSFLLASFLFGACRGTRSIVFGPTVGRLSGLNDATSYFAVAPLLTLLFATGLPLAFGRFLDRFAWLEGDSYRIVFTVSVFLIAGTFFALMKVDFD